A region of Streptomyces cinnamoneus DNA encodes the following proteins:
- a CDS encoding diacylglycerol kinase, with protein sequence MTCDITLFVNPTAGRGRGAHAARPAARVLREAGFHVRTVLGEDAEDALRRARAAVAAGTGALVAVGGDGMVSLALRAVAGTLTPLGVIAVGTGNDFARATGLPVRAPEAAARLVARELKGDGGRPVDLGRVGETYFGTVLASGFDSRVNDRGNRMRFPTGRLRYDAALIAELAALRPIPYRVRFDDGPEQRIEATLVAVGNSSSYGGGMRICAGARPDDGLFDITVVGPCRRSTLLRVFPKVYRGTHLSHPAVTTHRAARVTLEAEDVTGYADGEPLGPLPLTAETVPGAVRLLGAR encoded by the coding sequence GTGACCTGCGACATCACGTTATTCGTCAACCCCACGGCGGGCCGCGGCCGCGGCGCCCACGCCGCCCGGCCCGCGGCCCGGGTGCTGCGCGAGGCCGGGTTCCACGTGCGCACCGTGCTGGGCGAGGACGCCGAGGACGCGCTGCGCCGGGCGCGCGCGGCGGTGGCCGCCGGGACCGGCGCGCTGGTGGCCGTCGGCGGCGACGGCATGGTCTCGCTCGCCCTGCGGGCCGTGGCCGGCACCCTCACCCCGCTCGGCGTGATCGCCGTCGGCACCGGCAACGACTTCGCCCGCGCCACCGGCCTGCCCGTACGCGCCCCGGAGGCCGCCGCCCGCCTCGTCGCCCGGGAGCTCAAGGGCGACGGCGGCCGGCCCGTCGACCTCGGCAGGGTGGGGGAGACGTACTTCGGCACGGTCCTGGCCTCCGGCTTCGACTCGCGGGTCAACGACCGCGGCAACCGGATGCGCTTCCCCACCGGACGGCTGCGCTACGACGCCGCGCTGATCGCCGAGCTGGCCGCGCTGCGCCCCATCCCCTACCGCGTCCGGTTCGACGACGGGCCCGAGCAGCGGATCGAGGCCACCCTGGTCGCGGTCGGCAACAGCTCCTCCTACGGCGGCGGCATGCGCATCTGCGCGGGCGCCCGGCCGGACGACGGGCTCTTCGACATCACGGTCGTGGGTCCCTGCCGCCGTTCCACCCTGCTGCGCGTCTTCCCGAAGGTGTACCGGGGCACCCACCTGTCCCACCCGGCGGTGACCACCCACCGGGCCGCCAGGGTGACCCTGGAGGCCGAGGACGTCACCGGCTACGCGGATGGCGAGCCGCTGGGGCCCCTGCCCCTGACGGCCGAGACGGTGCCCGGCGCCGTGCGGCTCCTGGGAGCGCGATAA
- the tatC gene encoding twin-arginine translocase subunit TatC, with the protein MLKSARKKEKDPEGRMPLGEHLRELRNRLAKSVLAIVVVAVVAAFYYRDIIEVFKHPIQDAIGCKISFAELANKDSRQQCASITMSGLVGPFTLMVKVSLVSGLVLASPVWLYQLWAFLAPGLHKTEKKYALGFVAAGVPLFAAGGFFAYKVLPSAAKVLIEFTPGGVDNLLPLDELIDLVTRLVVVFGLSFELPLLLMMLNFGGVLSGRRMLGWWRGMIMSVTVFSAVATPTVDPFSMFLLAGPIIVLYFIAVGVALLNDRRKREANPDRLLSDDEAAPLDLTPQPLGDSEPLPPLSEQGAHHRAGYDDVT; encoded by the coding sequence TTGCTCAAGTCTGCCCGCAAGAAGGAGAAGGACCCCGAGGGGCGGATGCCGCTCGGGGAGCACCTGCGTGAGCTGCGCAACCGGCTGGCGAAGTCGGTCCTCGCGATCGTCGTCGTCGCCGTGGTGGCCGCCTTCTACTACCGGGACATCATCGAGGTCTTCAAACACCCGATCCAGGACGCGATCGGCTGCAAGATCTCCTTCGCCGAGCTGGCCAACAAGGACAGCCGGCAGCAGTGCGCCAGCATCACGATGTCGGGACTGGTCGGACCGTTCACCTTGATGGTGAAGGTGTCCCTGGTCTCCGGCCTGGTGCTGGCGAGCCCGGTGTGGCTCTACCAGCTGTGGGCGTTCCTCGCGCCCGGGCTGCACAAGACCGAGAAGAAGTACGCGCTGGGCTTCGTCGCGGCCGGCGTGCCGCTCTTCGCCGCGGGCGGCTTCTTCGCGTACAAGGTCCTGCCCTCCGCCGCCAAGGTCCTCATCGAGTTCACCCCGGGCGGTGTCGACAACCTCCTGCCGCTGGACGAGCTCATCGACCTCGTCACGCGCCTCGTGGTCGTCTTCGGGCTCTCCTTCGAGCTGCCCCTGCTGCTGATGATGCTGAACTTCGGTGGCGTCCTCAGCGGCCGCAGGATGCTCGGCTGGTGGCGCGGCATGATCATGTCGGTCACGGTCTTCTCGGCCGTGGCCACGCCGACGGTGGACCCGTTCTCGATGTTCCTGCTGGCCGGCCCGATCATCGTGCTCTACTTCATCGCCGTCGGCGTCGCGCTGCTGAACGACCGGCGCAAGCGTGAGGCGAACCCCGACCGGCTGCTCTCCGACGACGAGGCCGCCCCGCTGGACCTCACCCCCCAGCCCCTCGGCGACTCCGAGCCGCTGCCCCCGCTGTCCGAGCAGGGCGCCCACCACCGCGCCGGCTACGACGACGTGACCTGA
- the tatA gene encoding Sec-independent protein translocase subunit TatA yields the protein MFGRLGAPEIILILVVVVLLFGAKKLPDMARSLGKSARILKSEAKAMKSDGQDNAAAPSDPPAGEQGPRTIKAAPGDVTSRPVGEPTDRTTQR from the coding sequence ATGTTCGGACGGCTCGGAGCTCCCGAGATCATCCTCATCCTCGTCGTCGTCGTCCTGCTGTTCGGGGCGAAGAAGCTTCCCGACATGGCGCGTTCCCTCGGCAAGTCCGCCCGCATCCTCAAGAGCGAGGCCAAGGCGATGAAGTCCGACGGCCAGGACAACGCCGCGGCCCCCTCGGACCCGCCCGCCGGCGAGCAGGGCCCGCGCACCATCAAGGCCGCGCCCGGCGACGTCACCTCCCGCCCGGTGGGCGAGCCCACCGACCGTACGACGCAGCGCTGA
- a CDS encoding helix-turn-helix transcriptional regulator, producing the protein MAGNAIDQTRRMLSLVTYLRERPGARVADVARAFGITEDELIGDLDVLPMCGTSFRGGDLLDIDTDGDRIWWHNPDASSTSTGEPLRLAADEATALLVAARAVATLPGLRESDRQALVRATAKIEAAAGEAAEASSRLSVSFESEGGVFADVDRAIAERRRVWLRYYSPARDELTEREVDPIRLFAVGHTYMEAWCRLSEARRTFRLDRVAEIRLLDEPCDPPRVELRDLSEGLVQPAVEDPEVVIEVGPGGRWVAEYYPHDSAEELPEGALRITLRTPDPASLRRLALRLGRDGRIVSPPELADSAREAAREALAAYGE; encoded by the coding sequence ATGGCAGGCAACGCCATTGACCAGACCCGGCGGATGCTGTCGCTGGTCACCTACCTGCGGGAGAGGCCCGGTGCCCGGGTGGCCGACGTGGCCCGTGCCTTCGGGATCACCGAGGACGAGCTGATCGGCGACCTCGACGTGCTGCCGATGTGCGGCACCAGCTTCCGGGGCGGTGACCTGCTGGACATCGACACCGACGGCGACCGCATCTGGTGGCACAACCCCGACGCGTCGTCCACCAGCACGGGCGAGCCGCTGCGGCTGGCCGCCGACGAGGCCACCGCCCTGCTGGTGGCGGCCCGTGCCGTGGCGACCCTGCCGGGGCTGCGCGAGAGCGACCGGCAGGCGCTGGTGCGCGCCACCGCGAAGATCGAGGCCGCGGCCGGGGAGGCGGCCGAGGCCAGCTCCCGGCTGTCGGTCAGCTTCGAGTCCGAGGGCGGCGTCTTCGCCGACGTGGACCGGGCCATCGCCGAGCGGCGCCGGGTCTGGCTGCGGTACTACTCCCCGGCCCGCGACGAGCTGACCGAGCGGGAGGTCGACCCGATCCGGTTGTTCGCCGTCGGCCACACCTACATGGAGGCCTGGTGCCGGCTCTCCGAGGCCCGGCGGACCTTCCGCCTGGACCGGGTGGCCGAGATCCGGCTGCTGGACGAGCCCTGCGACCCGCCGCGCGTGGAGCTGCGGGACCTGTCCGAGGGGCTGGTGCAGCCCGCCGTGGAGGACCCCGAGGTCGTCATCGAGGTGGGCCCCGGCGGCCGCTGGGTCGCCGAGTACTACCCGCACGACAGCGCCGAGGAGCTGCCCGAGGGGGCCTTGAGGATCACGCTGCGCACGCCCGACCCGGCGTCGCTGCGCCGGCTGGCGCTGCGTCTGGGCCGGGACGGGCGGATCGTCTCCCCGCCGGAGCTGGCCGACAGCGCGCGGGAGGCGGCGCGCGAGGCGCTGGCGGCGTACGGCGAGTGA
- a CDS encoding helix-turn-helix transcriptional regulator, with protein MAIAKAERLMNLALCLLSTRRPLTKGELRASIEAYIEAATAGGEPGKDDAFNRMFERDKEDLRELGLIIETVEGVDGETGYLARRDSNRLPPITLDVEEAAALGLAAKVWQQARLAGAASGALQKLRAAGMPLAEDPYGATSALETRIPVHEAAFEPLMLAARDRRPVVFDYRKASAAHPEQRRVEPWALECWRGHWYLAGWDRDRQAERVFRLSRITGKVRSRALAFTAPVPDHVTVRETVESWAGETATGTARIRVRTGHGYPLRARALSSRELGDGWDELEIPYGHGLDAWLVEFGPDVIVLGPAELRADVVDRLRAVAKG; from the coding sequence ATGGCGATTGCCAAGGCCGAGCGGCTGATGAACCTGGCGCTGTGCCTGCTGAGCACGCGTCGGCCGCTCACCAAGGGGGAGTTGCGCGCCTCCATCGAGGCCTACATCGAGGCCGCGACGGCCGGAGGCGAGCCGGGGAAGGACGACGCCTTCAACCGGATGTTCGAGCGGGACAAGGAAGACCTGCGCGAGCTGGGCCTGATCATCGAGACCGTCGAGGGCGTCGACGGCGAGACCGGCTACCTCGCCCGCCGTGACAGCAACCGCCTGCCTCCCATCACCCTCGACGTCGAGGAGGCCGCCGCCCTCGGCCTCGCCGCCAAGGTCTGGCAGCAGGCCCGGCTCGCCGGCGCCGCCAGCGGGGCGCTGCAGAAGCTGCGCGCCGCCGGGATGCCGCTGGCCGAGGACCCCTACGGCGCGACCAGTGCCCTGGAGACGCGCATCCCGGTCCACGAGGCCGCGTTCGAGCCGCTGATGCTCGCCGCCCGTGACCGGCGGCCCGTCGTCTTCGACTACCGCAAGGCCAGCGCCGCCCACCCCGAGCAGCGCCGGGTCGAGCCCTGGGCCCTGGAGTGCTGGCGCGGCCACTGGTACCTGGCGGGCTGGGACCGCGACCGGCAGGCCGAGCGGGTCTTCAGGCTCTCCCGGATCACCGGCAAGGTGCGCTCCCGGGCGCTGGCCTTCACCGCGCCCGTCCCCGACCACGTCACCGTGCGCGAGACGGTCGAGAGCTGGGCGGGCGAGACCGCCACCGGCACCGCCCGCATCAGGGTGCGCACGGGCCACGGCTATCCGCTGCGCGCCCGGGCCCTGTCCTCGCGCGAGCTCGGTGACGGCTGGGACGAGCTGGAGATTCCGTACGGGCACGGGCTGGACGCCTGGCTGGTGGAGTTCGGTCCGGACGTGATCGTGCTCGGGCCCGCCGAGCTGCGGGCCGACGTCGTCGACCGGCTGCGCGCCGTCGCCAAGGGCTGA
- a CDS encoding FKBP-type peptidyl-prolyl cis-trans isomerase, producing the protein MSIDKPEIDFPEGPAPADLEITDIWEGDGPAAKRGDMVKVHYVGVAFSTGEEFDASWNRGTPLEFPLGAGHVIEGWERGLEGMKVGGRRKLVIPAHLAYGDSGRGPRIAPGETLIFVCDLMGV; encoded by the coding sequence GTGAGCATCGATAAGCCGGAGATCGACTTCCCGGAGGGCCCGGCGCCCGCCGACCTGGAGATCACCGACATCTGGGAGGGCGACGGCCCGGCCGCCAAGCGCGGCGACATGGTCAAGGTCCACTACGTCGGCGTGGCCTTCTCCACCGGTGAGGAGTTCGACGCGAGCTGGAACCGCGGCACGCCGCTCGAGTTCCCGCTGGGCGCCGGCCACGTCATCGAGGGCTGGGAGCGGGGCCTGGAGGGCATGAAGGTCGGCGGTCGCCGCAAGCTGGTCATCCCGGCCCACCTCGCCTACGGCGACAGCGGCCGTGGCCCCCGCATCGCGCCGGGCGAGACGCTGATCTTCGTTTGCGACCTGATGGGCGTCTGA
- a CDS encoding FKBP-type peptidyl-prolyl cis-trans isomerase, with amino-acid sequence MNHTKNARRLAAALAVPVLLLSAAACGSEGEGSSDAKVTVEGKFGEKPEISVPKDAKPADKLVVKTLTEGSGEKAEKGSFVRLDFAGQTMKDDKTLGGTWATQDKSQAGGPRRQLVQQLGQPSQEMPAKVLDAVIGQKAGSRIEVEGTAKALIGDQLNPQAGVKPEDGLVWVIDVVGAQKVDSKTEAKGEQAKPEEGMPEVKANAQKAADITIPKGEKPPTDLKEQLLIKGSGPEIKAGDGLIAQYTGVKWEDGQKFDSSWDHSGATAFQIGTGSVVQGWDKSLVGKHVGDRVELVIPPKFGYEGQAQSGLDKNTLVFVVDIVGKV; translated from the coding sequence ATGAACCACACGAAGAACGCGCGTCGCCTCGCTGCGGCGTTGGCCGTGCCCGTCCTGCTGCTGTCCGCCGCGGCGTGCGGTTCCGAAGGCGAAGGCTCCTCCGACGCCAAGGTGACGGTGGAGGGGAAGTTCGGGGAGAAGCCCGAGATCTCCGTTCCCAAGGACGCCAAGCCGGCGGACAAGCTCGTTGTGAAGACCCTGACCGAGGGCAGCGGCGAGAAGGCGGAGAAGGGTTCCTTCGTCCGGCTGGACTTCGCCGGGCAGACCATGAAGGACGACAAGACCCTCGGTGGGACCTGGGCGACGCAGGACAAGTCGCAGGCGGGCGGGCCGCGCCGACAGCTGGTGCAGCAGCTCGGTCAGCCGAGCCAGGAGATGCCCGCCAAGGTGCTGGACGCGGTGATCGGCCAGAAGGCGGGCAGCCGCATCGAGGTCGAGGGCACGGCGAAGGCGCTCATCGGCGACCAGCTCAACCCGCAGGCCGGCGTCAAGCCGGAGGACGGTCTGGTGTGGGTGATCGACGTCGTGGGTGCGCAGAAGGTCGACTCCAAGACCGAGGCCAAGGGCGAGCAGGCGAAGCCCGAGGAGGGCATGCCGGAGGTCAAGGCCAACGCGCAGAAGGCCGCCGACATCACCATCCCCAAGGGTGAGAAGCCTCCGACGGACCTCAAGGAGCAGCTGCTGATCAAGGGCAGCGGTCCGGAGATCAAGGCGGGTGACGGTCTGATCGCCCAGTACACCGGGGTGAAGTGGGAGGACGGTCAGAAGTTCGACTCCTCCTGGGACCACTCGGGTGCGACGGCCTTCCAGATCGGTACGGGGTCGGTCGTCCAGGGCTGGGACAAGTCCCTGGTCGGCAAGCACGTCGGTGACCGTGTCGAGCTGGTGATCCCGCCGAAGTTCGGTTACGAGGGTCAGGCCCAGAGCGGTCTGGACAAGAACACGCTGGTCTTCGTCGTGGACATCGTGGGCAAGGTCTGA
- the pafA gene encoding Pup--protein ligase has product MDRRIFGLENEYGVTCTFRGQRRLSPDEVARYLFRRVVSWGRSSNVFLRNGARLYLDVGSHPEYATPECDSVTELVTHDKAGERILEGLLVDAERRLHEEGIAGDVYLFKNNTDSAGNSYGCHENYLVARHGEFSRLADILIPFLVTRQLLCGAGKVLQTPRGAVYCVSQRAEHIWEGVSSATTRSRPIINTRDEPHADAERYRRLHVIVGDSNMSETTMLLKVGATDLVLRMIEAGTVMRDLTLENPIRAIREVSHDITGRRKVRLASGREASALEVQQEYYEKAVDFCERRGIRTGTVERVLELWGRSLEAIRDEDLDRISTEIDWVMKYQLIERYRAKNNITMSHPRIAQIDLAYHDIHRRRGLYYLLEKRGQAARVCNDLKIFEGKSVPPQTTRARLRGDFIRRAQEQRRDFTVDWVHLKLNDQAQRTVLCKDPFRSVDDRVEKLIAGM; this is encoded by the coding sequence ATGGACCGCCGCATTTTCGGGCTGGAGAACGAGTACGGCGTCACGTGCACCTTCAGAGGACAGCGCCGCCTGTCCCCTGACGAAGTGGCGCGGTACCTCTTCCGCCGCGTTGTTTCCTGGGGCCGCAGCAGCAATGTCTTCCTGCGCAACGGCGCCCGTCTCTACCTCGATGTGGGCTCGCACCCGGAGTATGCGACTCCGGAATGTGACAGCGTGACCGAGCTGGTCACCCACGACAAGGCGGGCGAGCGCATTCTCGAGGGTCTGCTCGTCGACGCGGAACGGCGCCTGCACGAGGAGGGGATCGCGGGCGACGTCTATCTGTTCAAGAACAACACCGACTCGGCCGGGAACTCCTACGGCTGTCATGAGAACTACCTCGTGGCCCGGCACGGGGAGTTCTCCCGCCTGGCGGACATCCTCATCCCCTTCCTGGTGACCCGGCAACTGCTGTGTGGGGCCGGCAAGGTCCTGCAGACCCCGCGGGGCGCGGTCTACTGCGTCAGTCAGCGGGCGGAGCACATCTGGGAGGGCGTCAGTTCCGCCACCACCCGTTCGCGTCCGATCATCAACACCCGGGACGAGCCCCACGCGGACGCCGAGCGCTACCGCCGGCTGCACGTCATCGTGGGCGACTCCAACATGTCGGAGACGACCATGTTGCTGAAGGTCGGTGCCACCGACCTCGTGCTGCGCATGATCGAGGCCGGCACCGTGATGCGCGACCTGACGCTGGAGAACCCCATCCGGGCCATCCGGGAGGTCAGTCACGACATCACGGGCAGGCGCAAGGTGCGTCTGGCCAGTGGCCGGGAGGCGTCGGCGCTGGAGGTGCAGCAGGAGTACTACGAGAAGGCCGTGGACTTCTGCGAGCGGCGCGGTATCCGTACGGGGACGGTCGAGCGGGTCCTGGAGCTGTGGGGCCGGTCGCTGGAGGCCATCCGGGACGAGGATCTGGACCGGATCTCCACGGAGATCGACTGGGTGATGAAGTACCAGCTCATCGAGCGGTACCGGGCGAAGAACAACATCACCATGTCGCATCCGAGGATCGCTCAGATAGACCTCGCCTACCACGACATCCACCGTCGCCGGGGTCTGTACTACCTCCTGGAGAAGCGCGGTCAGGCGGCTCGGGTGTGCAACGACCTCAAGATCTTCGAGGGCAAGTCGGTGCCTCCGCAGACCACGCGTGCCCGGCTGCGGGGTGACTTCATCCGGCGGGCGCAGGAGCAGCGCCGGGACTTCACCGTCGACTGGGTGCATCTGAAGCTCAACGACCAGGCTCAGCGCACGGTGTTGTGCAAGGATCCGTTCCGCTCGGTGGACGACCGGGTGGAGAAGCTCATCGCGGGGATGTGA
- a CDS encoding MFS transporter — MAGAGGGYVEMLKTRHAARLLTGTLVGRLPNATAALAIVLFVRAEGGSYTLAGALSAVYGVANAVGQPLLGRAVDLYGQPRVILPSAVMTALGMAVFTVVGLDPLPLTYTAMIVAGFFAPPLEGGLRALWPSVLKNEDDLHAAYSLDAIAQELIYVVGPLIVTRIVAIWSEAAALNALHLMGVAGALAVVTSPPSRSWRSAPREAHWLGALRSRGLLVLLGTFFFIGSALGSIAVAAVAYGDAHGGGNISGWLLSALGVGALIGGSVHGARQWPGSPEQRLRVLVGGLALLYVPLVLVPGVVAMTVLAGVAGLFLAPCLATAFVVVDRHAPRGTVTEAFSWLVTSFGVGAAIGTAFVGPAVQSGGARSGFLVAVGGGAAALAVIVAARRALRAPEVPSTVVARSENDRSGAVEPGFSAGHQA, encoded by the coding sequence ATGGCGGGCGCGGGCGGCGGTTACGTCGAGATGCTCAAGACGCGGCACGCTGCGCGACTGCTCACCGGCACCCTGGTGGGCCGGCTGCCCAACGCCACGGCGGCGCTGGCGATCGTGCTGTTCGTACGTGCCGAGGGTGGTAGCTACACCCTCGCGGGCGCGCTCTCGGCCGTCTACGGCGTGGCCAACGCCGTCGGCCAGCCGCTGCTGGGCCGGGCTGTCGACCTGTACGGCCAGCCCCGTGTCATCCTGCCGTCGGCCGTGATGACGGCGCTGGGCATGGCGGTCTTCACCGTCGTCGGCCTGGACCCGTTGCCGCTGACCTACACGGCGATGATCGTGGCGGGCTTCTTCGCGCCGCCGCTGGAGGGCGGGCTGCGGGCGCTGTGGCCGTCGGTCCTGAAGAACGAGGACGATCTCCACGCCGCGTACTCCCTGGACGCGATCGCGCAGGAGCTGATCTATGTGGTCGGCCCGCTGATCGTGACCCGGATCGTCGCGATCTGGTCCGAGGCGGCCGCGCTGAACGCCCTGCACCTGATGGGTGTCGCCGGAGCCCTCGCGGTGGTCACCTCGCCGCCCTCGCGCAGCTGGCGCAGTGCGCCCCGTGAGGCGCACTGGCTGGGCGCGCTGCGCTCGCGGGGGCTGCTGGTGCTGCTGGGCACCTTCTTCTTCATCGGTTCGGCCCTGGGTTCGATAGCGGTGGCCGCGGTGGCCTACGGCGACGCGCACGGCGGCGGGAACATATCCGGCTGGCTGCTGTCGGCGCTGGGCGTCGGTGCTCTGATCGGCGGTTCCGTGCACGGTGCGCGTCAGTGGCCCGGCAGCCCCGAGCAGCGGCTGCGGGTGCTGGTGGGCGGGCTGGCGCTGCTCTACGTGCCGCTGGTGCTGGTGCCGGGCGTGGTGGCCATGACGGTTCTCGCCGGGGTGGCGGGTCTGTTCCTCGCGCCTTGTCTGGCGACCGCCTTCGTGGTGGTGGACCGGCACGCGCCGCGTGGCACGGTGACCGAGGCGTTCTCGTGGCTGGTGACGTCCTTCGGTGTCGGCGCGGCCATCGGCACGGCGTTCGTGGGGCCGGCGGTGCAGTCCGGCGGTGCGCGTTCCGGTTTCCTGGTGGCTGTGGGCGGCGGTGCCGCGGCTCTGGCGGTGATCGTCGCGGCCCGGCGTGCCCTGCGGGCCCCCGAGGTGCCCTCGACGGTCGTGGCCCGGTCGGAAAATGATCGAAGCGGTGCTGTCGAACCCGGTTTCAGCGCAGGGCATCAGGCGTAA
- a CDS encoding LacI family DNA-binding transcriptional regulator: protein MTDVEQDGPSSSGHEGRDGRRWPTVRGPHAATARATSRDVARAAGVSQATVSLVMGDKWRGRVSEPTAEAVRAAARDLGYRPNLAARNLRLGRTRTALLVVPALTNEFFARVYTGAARAATDHGVGVVLYPSPEGTGPARDPFASARAALDGVIASSMAADALADIREGDLPLVMLDSDPERTDAATTVNLDIADGIRQVTNHLLALGHRHFAHIAADIDSWTFRVRARALADALHGSTGDVVRTETATLDVTAGRLAAERALTGPGPRPTALICDSDTLAAGACKAARRLGLRVPQDVSVTGFDDLPLATALEPELTTVRLPAEEVGAAGMRALVATLDGRPVTPTALPVELVTRGSTTAAP from the coding sequence GTGACGGACGTCGAGCAGGACGGTCCCAGCAGCAGCGGTCACGAGGGGCGGGACGGCAGACGGTGGCCCACCGTCCGCGGGCCACACGCGGCCACCGCCCGAGCCACCAGCCGGGACGTCGCCCGCGCAGCCGGCGTCTCCCAGGCCACCGTCTCCCTCGTCATGGGCGACAAATGGCGCGGCCGGGTCTCCGAACCCACCGCCGAGGCCGTACGCGCCGCCGCCCGCGACCTCGGCTACCGCCCCAACCTCGCCGCCCGCAACCTCCGCCTGGGCCGCACCCGCACCGCCCTGCTCGTCGTCCCCGCACTCACCAACGAATTCTTCGCCCGCGTCTACACCGGCGCCGCCCGGGCCGCCACCGACCACGGCGTGGGCGTCGTCCTCTATCCCTCCCCCGAAGGGACCGGCCCCGCCCGCGACCCCTTCGCCTCCGCCCGGGCGGCCCTCGACGGCGTCATCGCCTCCTCCATGGCCGCCGACGCGCTCGCCGACATCCGCGAAGGCGACCTCCCCCTGGTCATGCTCGACAGCGACCCTGAACGCACCGACGCCGCGACCACCGTCAACCTCGACATCGCCGACGGCATAAGGCAGGTGACGAACCATCTCCTGGCACTCGGCCACCGGCACTTCGCCCACATCGCAGCCGACATCGACTCCTGGACCTTCCGCGTCAGAGCCCGGGCCCTGGCCGACGCCCTCCACGGAAGCACCGGCGACGTGGTACGCACCGAAACGGCCACCCTGGACGTGACCGCCGGACGACTCGCCGCCGAACGGGCCCTCACCGGCCCCGGCCCCCGCCCCACCGCACTCATCTGCGACAGCGACACCCTGGCGGCCGGCGCCTGCAAAGCCGCCCGGCGACTCGGACTCCGCGTCCCCCAGGACGTCTCCGTCACCGGCTTCGACGACCTCCCCCTGGCCACCGCCCTCGAACCGGAGCTCACCACGGTCCGGCTGCCGGCCGAGGAAGTCGGCGCGGCGGGCATGCGGGCACTCGTCGCCACACTCGACGGCCGGCCCGTGACCCCGACGGCCCTCCCGGTGGAGCTCGTCACCCGCGGCTCCACCACGGCCGCCCCCTGA
- the prcA gene encoding proteasome subunit alpha has translation MSTPFYVSPQQAMADRAEYARKGIARGRSVVVLQYRDGVVFVAENPSRALHKVSEIYDRIAFAAVGKYNEFENLRIGGVRYADLRGYTYDREDVTARGLANVYAQTLGTIFSSAGEKPYEVELIVAEVGAGPEDDQIYRLPHDGSIVDEHGSVAVGGNADQISSYLDQRHRDGMTLAEALKLAVESLARDTNGGERTLTAEQLEVAVLDRTRPQQRKFKRLLGRQLSRLLDDGAGPAETAEAVEE, from the coding sequence GTGTCGACGCCGTTCTATGTCTCACCCCAGCAGGCCATGGCCGACCGTGCGGAGTACGCCCGGAAGGGCATCGCGCGTGGTCGTAGTGTCGTGGTCCTCCAGTACCGGGACGGCGTTGTCTTCGTCGCCGAGAACCCCTCCCGTGCCCTGCACAAGGTCAGCGAGATCTACGACCGGATCGCTTTCGCGGCGGTCGGGAAGTACAACGAGTTCGAGAATCTGCGCATCGGTGGGGTGCGCTATGCCGATCTGCGGGGTTATACCTACGATCGCGAGGACGTGACGGCGCGTGGCCTTGCGAACGTGTATGCGCAGACCTTGGGCACGATCTTTTCGAGTGCGGGTGAGAAGCCGTATGAGGTCGAGCTGATCGTTGCCGAGGTCGGGGCCGGGCCCGAGGACGATCAGATCTATCGTCTGCCGCATGACGGTTCGATCGTGGATGAGCACGGTTCGGTCGCGGTCGGTGGTAACGCCGATCAGATCAGTAGCTATCTGGATCAGCGGCACCGGGACGGGATGACGCTGGCCGAGGCGCTGAAGCTGGCGGTCGAGTCGCTCGCCCGGGACACCAACGGGGGTGAGCGCACGTTGACCGCCGAGCAGCTGGAGGTCGCGGTGCTGGACCGGACGCGTCCGCAGCAGCGGAAGTTCAAGCGGCTCCTGGGCCGGCAGCTGTCCAGACTGCTGGACGACGGTGCGGGCCCGGCGGAGACGGCCGAGGCCGTCGAGGAGTAG